From Sphingobium sp. B2D3C:
CAGCCGCTCGCCGATTTCCGAGCGCTTCTTGGCCAACGCCTCATCGAACTTCACGCGCGAGTCGTTCGCCGCGACCGGCTTGTCGGCCAGACCCGGACTGCCCTGCCAGGCATAGCCGGCGAGGCCGAGCAGCAGCGCAGTGGCAACCGGCGCGGCATGGCGGAGCGGCAGGCGCGCACCCAGCATGATGCCGATGCCGACCATGAGCGCGATGCCCGCTGCGATCAACAGGCCGGTCATGCCTTCGCTCCCTTGCGGCGGCGCATCCGCCCATATGCCAGCGCCCCGCCCGCGCCCAGCAGCATCAGCGGTGCCGCCCAGAGCGGCCAGAGAATGGGGTCCGCGGTCGGCTTGTAGCTGATCCAATCCCCATAGCGCTCGATGAGCCAGGCGCGAATGGCCTCAGGGTCTTCGCCCGCCGCGATGCGCTCGCGAATGATCGAGCGCAGGTCCGCCGCCATACTCGCGTCGCTGTCCGCAATAGACTGGCTCTGGCAGGTCAGACAGCGAATCGTGTGCATCAGCTCGGTTGCCTTCGCCTCCAGCGCCGGATCGTCGAGCTGGCGATTGGCATAGGGTGCGGGCGGCAGTGCGGTCTGCGCGAACACAGGCGCCGGCAGGATGGCGAGCAACGCCGGCAGGATCAGCGCGCCTCTCATGACCGCGCCTCGCGCAGCTTGGCGAGGATCATGTCCACATCCTGCGGGCCGATCACGCCGATATGCTGGTAGCGGATGATGCCCTTGCCATCGACCACGAACGTCTCCGGCACCCCGGAAGAGCCCATATAGAACTGCAGGGCACTGCGCTCATCCAGCCCGATGCGCTGATAAGGATTACCGTGACGCGTCAGGAAGTCGTCCACATCGGCGCGGGCATCGCGGATGGCCACGCCATCAATGGGCACGCCCCGTTGGGCAAGTTGCAGCAGCACCGGCGCCTCGGCGATGCAGGGCACGCACCAGCTCGCGAAGATGTTGAGCAGGCGCGGCTGCCCGTCCGCCATCGCCTTGGTGGAGAGCGTCGGGCGGCTGGAGGCGCCCGCCGGCAGGTCCATCGGCGGGACCGGCTTGCCGATCATCCGCGATTGCACCACCGTCTGCTGCTCACGATTGAGGCCCAGCGAGGCCACGCCGAGGAAGATCACATAGGCAATCAGCGGAATCCACAGGATGAGCGAGCGCTTGCCGAACTTCATGCCAGCGCCTCCTGCGGATGCTCCGCGCCAGATGCGCGCGCGAGCCGCGCCTGCTTGCGCTCGCGCCGGACGCGGCCGACCAGCGCCAGCGCGCCGCCCAGCGCGATCAGTCCCGCGCCGCCCCAGATCAGCGTGACGAACGGCTTCCACCAGATGCGCAACTGCCAGCGGCCATTTTCGAGCGCTTCGCCCAGCACCAGATAGAGCTGGCCGTTCCAGCGGGTAAGCTGGATGGACTCGTTGGTCGGCGTCGGCGGATCGGTGAAATAGCGGGCCTGAGGCCGCGCGGTGCCGATCACCTTGGCGCCACGTCGCACGACAAGCTGCGCTTCCATGGCGGTCCAGTTCGGCCCGGCATAGGGCCGCACCCCTTCCATGGTCACGGTGTAGCCGGCGATCTCGAAAGAGTCCCCCGGCGCTGCAGCCGCCAGCCGCTCGGATGAGAAGGCCGATTCGCTCGCCATGCCGGCCAGGCTGACTGCGCAGCCCAGATGCGCGATCACCATGCCATAAGTGAACATCGGCGTACGCCGCAGATTACGCTTCCAGAGCGGCGCAACGCTGGCCACGGCAACGGCGGCGGCCATAACGAGGCCCAATAGCGGCAGCCAGCCGATCGGGCGGTCCGCAAACAGCAGCACGGCGATCAGCGTGACCAAGGCAGCGCCGATAGCGGGAGCCGAACGCCGCAGTGCTGCGCCCGACTCGTCCCGCCGCCAGCGCAGCAGCGGCCCGACGACCAGCGCGGTCATCAGCACCAGCGTGATCGGCCCGATCACCGCGTTGAAATAAGGCGGACCCACAGAGACGCTCTGGCCCAGCATTTCGGTCAGCAGCGGATAGAGCGTGCCGATGAGCACCAGCCCCAGAATCACGCACAGCAGCAGGTTGTTGACGACGAGCAGCGCCTCGCGGCTAAGCGGATCGAACCGCGCGCCCTCGTTCACCGTGTGGACCCGCATCGCGAACAGCGCGAGCGCGCCGCCGATATAGAGGCCGAGCAGGATGAGGATGAAGCTGCCGCGCGTGGGATCGACTGCGAACGCATGGACGCTGGTCAGGATGCCCGAGCGCACGAGGAAGGTGCCAATCATCGACATGGCGAAAGCGACCACTGCCAGCATCACCGTCCAGGCCCGCAACGCATCGCGGGCAGCCAGGACCGAAGCGCTATGGAGCAGCGCCGTCGCCGCCAGCCAGGGCATGAGCGAGGCATTCTCGACCGGGTCCCAGAACCACCAGCCGCCCCAGCCTAGCTCATAATAAGCCCAGTAGGAGCCGGCCGCGATGCCGATGGTCAGCAGCACCCAGGCGCCCAGCACCCAGGGCCGGATCGCCCGGGCAAAGCGGGCATCCACCTGCCGGGTGAGCAGCGCGCCCACCGCGAAGGAGAAGGCTACGGACAGGCCGACATAACCAAAATAAAGCGTCGGCGGATGGAAGGCGAGACCGGGGTCCTGCAGCAGCGGGTTCAGCCCCTGCCCCTCGACCGCCGGGGGATTGAGGCGCTGGAAGGGATTGGAAGCAAACAGCAGGAAGGCGTAAAAGCCAAGGCTGATCGCCGCCTGCGCGCCGAGTGTCGCGAAATGGGTCGCGCGGTCGAGACTGCGCTCGAACAGCGCCACCGCGCCGCCGGCAAGGCTCATCACCGCCACCCAGAGCAGCATCGAGCCCTCGTGATTGCCCCAGGCGCCGGCGAATTTGTAG
This genomic window contains:
- a CDS encoding cytochrome c-type biogenesis protein CcmH, with amino-acid sequence MRGALILPALLAILPAPVFAQTALPPAPYANRQLDDPALEAKATELMHTIRCLTCQSQSIADSDASMAADLRSIIRERIAAGEDPEAIRAWLIERYGDWISYKPTADPILWPLWAAPLMLLGAGGALAYGRMRRRKGAKA
- a CDS encoding heme lyase CcmF/NrfE family subunit; translated protein: MIAEAGLAALWLAATLAGLQLLLAWLAVARGNADAARFIRPLAVAQGVLAGLAMALLIVLFLISDMSVYLVAANSHSLKPFIYKFAGAWGNHEGSMLLWVAVMSLAGGAVALFERSLDRATHFATLGAQAAISLGFYAFLLFASNPFQRLNPPAVEGQGLNPLLQDPGLAFHPPTLYFGYVGLSVAFSFAVGALLTRQVDARFARAIRPWVLGAWVLLTIGIAAGSYWAYYELGWGGWWFWDPVENASLMPWLAATALLHSASVLAARDALRAWTVMLAVVAFAMSMIGTFLVRSGILTSVHAFAVDPTRGSFILILLGLYIGGALALFAMRVHTVNEGARFDPLSREALLVVNNLLLCVILGLVLIGTLYPLLTEMLGQSVSVGPPYFNAVIGPITLVLMTALVVGPLLRWRRDESGAALRRSAPAIGAALVTLIAVLLFADRPIGWLPLLGLVMAAAVAVASVAPLWKRNLRRTPMFTYGMVIAHLGCAVSLAGMASESAFSSERLAAAAPGDSFEIAGYTVTMEGVRPYAGPNWTAMEAQLVVRRGAKVIGTARPQARYFTDPPTPTNESIQLTRWNGQLYLVLGEALENGRWQLRIWWKPFVTLIWGGAGLIALGGALALVGRVRRERKQARLARASGAEHPQEALA
- a CDS encoding DsbE family thiol:disulfide interchange protein; this translates as MKFGKRSLILWIPLIAYVIFLGVASLGLNREQQTVVQSRMIGKPVPPMDLPAGASSRPTLSTKAMADGQPRLLNIFASWCVPCIAEAPVLLQLAQRGVPIDGVAIRDARADVDDFLTRHGNPYQRIGLDERSALQFYMGSSGVPETFVVDGKGIIRYQHIGVIGPQDVDMILAKLREARS